The Choloepus didactylus isolate mChoDid1 chromosome 15, mChoDid1.pri, whole genome shotgun sequence genome segment cttggaaaagcaaattaaaaattaacaaagttTCTAATTACTAGGTGAGAGATAATTCAACAGACTAAATCTGTTTTTCTACTCTAAGCCAAAATATAAAGCATTTCATTTTCTCAACTAATTTTCCCAATCCTGTGCAGAGTAGTCTGCTTTGGACAAAAACAACTGACAACAGCACAAAATAGATTAATGTTTTATGCCTACTCTGACATTGTCCTGGGTGCTCCTGATTTGATTTATCTTCTAACTGAAGCTTCCAGATTATTTTCCATTTAGAATTTAATAAGGTACACTATTCCCCAATTTGGCCATAGTTAGGTATAGGTTTCTACTAAAGGCATTCAATAACCACATTTCAACTACTGGGGAGCCTTGTAAGTTTTTTCAAAGTCATTTTCAAAATACACATATCTCAATCATTATTTCTCCAATAATTCACCATAAATAGAACATAAGTATATCATCTCTGTATACGAAATATGCAAAAATTGAATGTAATTACCATTTTGCTTTGGAGttgtatgtgtatttatttataagtCCTCTAAAATGGATACACACATTTATAAATACCCTGAAATGGATAATTCACCCCACTTTAATTGCTAAATAGattaaagttttaaagaaaatatcctCACTAGGAAAATAagtgaaatttttcattttttctgtggCCCCAAAATATGATTTTCCAAATGGATCTGGATATTTCATCCTTGCCATTAATTAATTACTGCTGctctttaaacagaaacaaaagcatTGTTCTGTTCCTCTAAGAATAAAAAATCTAATTCAGTGGCCTCTCTCAAAAGCCCAGATGTAACACAAAAGGCAAGACAATTGTCTACAGATAATAATAGAGTGGCTGGGCAAAGGGCTTAATTTCAGAAAGACTGAAAACGTTGAGAATGCCCTTAACCTGAACTATTCTAATCCTTGGCTTTGTACTGCAAGGCAAATGCCAATCCTCACAATGCCATATGAAGGCAAAAATTCATTCATGCCAGCAGGGCCAGTAGCcctttttttgtatatgttgtataTACTATGCTGTATTAAAGTATATTCTGCTTTGAAAACTCTGTTAATTTCCAGGCTTATGGAGGAATCTTCACCAATGTCAATGGAAATACTGTagctataatttaaaaagaacaacttAACAACTCAACAAGCAAAACAAATCAGCCAACTGAATTACCTCAAAGCAGTAACACATGACACAATCAATGGAGGAATACTTTGGAGATGACTGACATGCTTAAGAGGGAGGATACCTGAGAAAGATAAACCAGTCTACCCGTAATTTGTTTTTCACTTGAGCTTTGAAGTTAAGTAATGTTCCTCATCTCAACTCTGACCTTAAAACTAATTCTCAAGAAACCACACTTGTCATCTCTCTGGCACAAAAAAATGTTATGTTATTATCAAGTATGTCATAGGACAAATGAAAGCTATCTAGTAGAAGGTTAAGAGACCAAATTCTAAATCAGACTTCTTGGGTCCATAATTAACTATATGACTGGGCAAATTATTTAGTGTTTCTCTGTCTCAATTTCATCATCTACCTGATAGGGAGGAAATACTGTCTATCCCAGAGAGCTGCTGTGAAGAGTTAATGAAATAAATACCTTGCACAATGTAGGTATTAAACATTTGCTGCTGCTACTATAccattactactattattatctGTGACTATGAAAACATCCTCTAAAGGAATCCAGGGAAAACAGGGAAGACCTGAATTGTGGGCTAGTATTTAAACTAACAAAGGACAATCAATAAGGTATATTCTTGTGCTCAGCTTCTTTAGGTGTGAAATAAGAGTCCTAGTAGATGATCTctcaattttgcaaaattataattaattataattatataattataatttagtcattttcaaaatactgaaatgaTTTCAGTAAGGCACTGCCTGTGACCACAGACCACAGTTACAATGAAAACTCTACAGTGTATATAcaagaacaaaacagaagaaaaaaccaGGACAGTAAgtaaaaaagtttgaaagctcCCTAGAACAGGGTGTAAGTATAGAAACATCTGAAAAAAACTGATAAGTAAAAACCAACTAGTATCAGGAAAAATGCCTGATGAACAAAGTTCtagatcaaaacaaaacaaaaaaaaagtagaacCAGCTGCTATGCCAGGAGGAGAAAAAGGACCGGCTGGTGCTCAGAGGGagcaattcaattttaaaaatggagattaaaaaattTCGGGAGAGACTTGTCTGTCTCCTTTCCGGTGGGATCCCCATTGTCAACTACAGTGTCCGGCACATAGAAGGTGCTAAATTCCTATCTCATGAACGAATAAATCAATGTATGTATGAGAAAGGATATAGCCAAGTAGTGGACATCCTATGCCCAGGGAGAACACTGCCAGAGGAATAGTGGATTGGGGACAGAAGAAGGTGAGGATAGGCTGAGTTTGGAGGCACCAGAGGGTCCAGAACGATCGTCCAGTAACGGGGAGAATAAGGGAGTTTGGGTATGCAGCAGGGCGCGGGCCCAGCAGCCCAGACCGTCACCTGCGACATCTGGAGGTGGCAGTCCCGGGTGGTAGTGCTGCCAAAGCCCCTCCAGAAAAGCGGCGCCACTATCAACGCAGCGGTGCTTGGAGCTGGTGACAAGCCGCAGGCGACCGTAGTTCTCGCGGctgaagagggaagggaagagcgAGGCCAGACGCAGCGCGAGCTGTCGCATGTCCTGCCGCCCCTTCTCCACCAGCTGCCCGTCCATCCAGTCCGCGTACCACAGCGGCCAATCTGCCAGCGCCGCACTCAGGTCGCGTCCGCTGGCAGCGCTGCCGCTGTTACCACTCGGCCCGCGGGCCTGCAGCAGCCCGTGTAGCTGTCGCAGTTTGCGAATTTGTTTGGCCGTGGGGTAGCGGGTGCCGTGACGGATGAGAGCGACCAGCTGCACGGGAGTGCAAGTGCCCTCCAGCAGCTCCGGGTCCCGCCGCGGTGCCGCAGGGTCCGGCGTCGGCCCGGGATTGGCATCCTCGTAGCGAGTCTTGGTGCCGAAGTAGGGGCTGAGCGCCGAAACCACTGGGTCTCCCGGCTCCAGCAGCGAGCAGCGCACCAGCGACACCAGCACCACAGCCAGGGCCGCGGCGGGCGCTACGGAGGCCCCGAGGCGGCGGCAGGGGCCGCGGAGCATGATGCGGCGTGGACCGCGGAAGGCGATGGGCCGGCTGCTAGCGCCGTATTTCCGGCTCCGGAGGGCAGGGGGCGGGCCGGGAAGACGTTTCCGGCTTGTGCCCACCCAGCTGAGTTGTGCGTTGTCCTCGCTCGGTCTCTGAGGAGGTCCCGGCGGCTGGCGGAGGATCGTGGGGGCTGGAGGATGACCTGGAGGAGTGTCCTAGACTTGTGGCTCAGGTGGAGCCGGCACGGCTGTCCCGGAGGAGTCCCTCAAACCTGTGGCTTAAGTTGAGCCGATGTGGAGTGGCCCCCGAGTGTGGGCGAGTTTCCTCCTAACTGGCGCCTCAGGGACTGACTCAACGACTCCCCcggttttaaaaattttctagggTGTGATTGAAGCCTCAGCCTCCAAGGCAACCAAAACAGGATTCCTTTTAACCAATGACTCATGTATCGCTGTGCTGTAGCGTTCTGTGGTTTTCAAAATGTCCCTGCGCTATCTGCGTCAAATCCACCTGAGGCGCTTGTTGAAGACGCAAATTCCTGGAGTGTTCTCCAGTAAGCCTTTGAAGCCAAAGATTTTACCGGCCATTAGAGTTTGAAAGTAAGCGTCATACAACAAGGCAGAGAACTTAGGAAGGGGTTCAGTTCTCCAGCAATTTAAGTCTTGAATCTTTCGTAGTATTTTTACCTGGGCTAGCAGAGACACTGCAGGCATCAACGAGACGGCACTCAGAATTTCTGTGCTTGTAGATACCAAAGGCTTAGATAGTAAAGACATAGCAGTCCTGATCCCTTGGGTGTACTGAGTCATAGCCCACCAATTTTACTCCATTATCAAGTATGTTGTGTGACGCTAACATGCTCTGTTTACCACAACGCCAGGTAGGTCCATACTCCCCTCCCATGTAGTTGTATACTCAAATTGGCAGCTGGGTGTTGTGTAGGTTATTGTGCAGAATCTTTGCTTGACCCACCAAATCATAAATCCGAACAATACCTTGGTTTCTCCGCTTGAACCCCAATTTATACGCCAGTTGGGAAAAGGATAAGTATTAAGCCACGCGGAGATCCGAATTCAAGGAAGTTTGGACCATGTTTCTGTTAAATGTGGCTTTACCTTCACAGACCCTatttaattgccattgtttaagccaatctccCTTAACTCCTTTTCTCCTCGTTAACTTCTCTGTGGCCCTCAGAGGTATACCTCTAAATGTTAACCAATGAAGAAAATGGTAGAAAATCAAGACCAGATTTCAATTTGAAGATTGCAAACTTTAGGAGTCTGTGGCAGGTAACCATCTTTAGGACAACAAATGTTCTCTTGGATATGTGGTTTTGTAGAATGTTTATATCTGAATGTTCATGGTCAGTGTTTCACAGAACTTTGCTGAAGTCAATATTTAGTGAATATCCACCTCTTCCTTTTAAAATCCTAACTCTTATGCTTTATAGGCtgggcacacacacacgcacacccatTGTACAGTAcgagtataagaatgttctttcatgaattataataaatgtatgacagtaatacagttgttaataatagggtgatatatgggaaaagtaTACCTAAGATAAACTGTGGACAATAGTTAATGGtactgttttaatattctttcatcagttgtaacaaagataccaaacTAATGGAAAGTtcatgtttttttgtgttttttgtttgtttgtttgttttgctttatttgtttttttcttttgcctgagAAAAAGCAAGATGTAGTACGGAGAACTGAGGCTTTGGATCCAGACTCCAAGCTCTTCCCATTCATTGACAGAAGGACCTTGGGAAAACTTAAGTTCTCTgagtcttaatttccttttctgaaaattaGGAATATGAGAACCTATATTGCACAATGTTTATGAAAACCAGAGATGATGTATATAAAACTCATATAATAGGCTGCTATAAATGGTATTTGTTGTTGCTATCCCTGCTCTCTAGCAATTATATAGTATATACTAACTTCCACTGAACATTAAAGGGAATGACTTTTAGAGGCAAGAAATGCTtttgtttattctaataataaaaatCCACTCATCTGGCTTAAGATGAATCCCTCGGTCTTAGAACAGTGAGCAGCCacggaaaagttttaaaaagtgacaGGCCCAGCTCATCTTTTCATGCCAGACCATCTCTTAATTCTTTACCCAGTCTGTAAATTGGATGCCTTTTGAAACAGATGCCCACTCAGATCCCAGTAAGCTGGTACAGAGAAGTTTGTGTTTGTGGGGACCATGGGACCAACCCTTATAAGAGGTGGTGAGCATGTCAGCAATGTATTTGATAAATCTACCATAATGAAGGAAACAGCTAGAAAATtaatgtctcagtttccttgaaGAGATGTGAGAGGAAAGAACCAAGAGCACAAATGGAGAATCTGATTTGGAGCAGGAAAGAAGATCTCATCTTCTGAGGGAAAATTGAAGGATAGGTGCACAATTTGATAAATGTGTAGATCTAGCAGGAGGGACTTCATGGAGGTCAAGCCTGATGGCCTCAGTTACCTCATTGACTTAAGTGGCAAGATTGTCTGAAAAGATCATAAGGATGGGAGTTAAGTCTTAAAAGTAGAAATGTCTTGGATTTGCAACTGAgaggaatgggaaaggaaaaggaaaagatttgCACCCAGGAGGAAGGAGAAACCAAGTAAAAAGCTAGATGGTCAGCTCTGAGCATCCAACCAAGAATGGAAGACTTGTATTGGAATGGTTGTGCAGGTTTATCCAGAAATGAACTTACCTTCTGTATCTTTCAGAGTGGAAAAGTAAAAAGTTGAGCACTAGTGTTCTACATATTCTAATATGTCTTAAATGAAATCTCTTTTCTAATCAATTCACTACATTAGAGAATATGCTAAATCATTTTGCCAGATTATTCATAGACCCTCTAGAATAGTCATTCCACTCTTAAGATTTTGTGGTGTTGTATATAATATGTTAAGTTACAACTGTCACATTACTTTTAAATTGGTTATTAAAGAAGATGGTTTCTGGGGAAGAAACCAAAAGAAggtgaaatttaaattttgtggGGAAAAGGGTAGGTTCTATAGAACATTAAGTCCATGGTCTCTGGAGttaaattttctggtttttgaaTACCACCTTCATCACTTAATGTCTGTGAGATGTTGAGCAAGTTAACTTCTTTTCCCtcaaattttttcatctataaaatgaggataacaattTCTACTTCTTGGTattgttgagagaattaaataagaCAGTGTACATAAATATCTTCTACAGTTCCTGGTACAAAATAAATATCAGTTACTTTTTTTTCTAAGCAGAGTtaaaatgtttcatattatcCCTTCACTCCTAATCAAGTAAACTGACATAAGACAAGTTTTTCATAGATACCTATTATCTCAAAATTACATTAAGCAACTAATGTTGTGCCTGTGACGAGAAGGTTTTAACTCTACTATCTTATTGCCCTGCTGCTGTATCTTAACTTTTTAAACCTTTGGCAATTGTTGATTTAGTGCTTATTTACTTTTTGTGCAgtagaagaagccaaaagaagatgGGTCCAGGTATAATAGATGAGGCTGGGGTGATCCGTGCTTCAATAGCAGTTGCTTCAATTTTGTTTGACTAAAGAGGCTGCATAGATCACAAGCTCTGTAGGCTACAAGATAAACTTTGCTCAAAAGAAACCATACCATTACTGATAGCTATCCATTAGGCTGTTTCCCAGAATCTCAAAGCTAAGCTGAATTGCTTAAAATTGTGCTTCAAGTAATGTATAGAACTGAACTATACACAACTATGGAAGTGACCTGCTGTTTTACATTCCCTATTATACCCTGCCAAGGGAGTTATTTTGCAATGACAAAGTTTCTCTTCTAATGACCTGACAAATCCTAGGATTTTGATGTTGGAAATGCTTCTTTCCCATTTGTTTGAGAAACCAGATGCAAATTATGGTAGATCTAAATGTACcaatattttttatatgttttgatATTCAAGTTTAGTAGGGGAATACAGCTATTCACTTTCCAGTCCTGTGCTATAGCGATTTTCCTACGCAAGCCAACATCTTTGCACAGAAGTATCAGTTCTTCCTGAATTCGCCTCCATCCAAAATACATAGTTATCCCATCATAAAAGTGAATGGGCTCCAAATCCCTATAAAAACTGTCttctctcatgttttttttttttcaagaacagTCATAGGCGATAGCAGTTGTGTTTAAGCatcctatttttttctgaaatgttaGTTTTCCAAAATTGGAAAATCTCATTAAAGCCATTAATGTTTACTTATTCCAAAGAATGAATAACTTTCTCAAGAAAAGTTCTGTCTTTTGTAGTTATTTATCAGGAgggctgtttttattttatccattaatGTCAATTTCTTGGTGTCCCAATAGCCCATGCATGAACCAATCTTCTTTCTGTTtgtgtttgctgttcttttgtaCCATAAATATCTTTCTTGAGTTGGATTGCTTTGTCTATATTATGTATCAGTAAGTATTAAAACCCAACAATACCTAAGCCAGAAAAACAATGTGGACTCACATATTTGGTTGCAGCTACTTTAGAAAACAGGACAATTCACACCCCAATTGATGCAACCATTCCACAAACAATACCCTCTCATTGCCTCACCTTATCTATCCTGTCTTATAACCTACAGTGCTTTAATTCTGCACTCCAAGAGAGAGGGCAGGTGCTGCTAATTCATTCTTTGGTTAAATACCTTAGGTGCAGGAGTCATGGTGAAACTTTTTTGATTGTCAAATATTCATTCCAGATTTTCCATTTAGTAGACATTCAGAAACTATTTTTTGAAGGGAtgtataaatgagtaaataaatgaaaacagaatggATAGGGACTATGGGAGGctaaaatggagaaataatatTGCTTTGCATTTATGCAGtataattatctcattttatcttcccAGCAATCCCATATGTAGAACAATATTTGCATCATGTTGTGGATGTAGAAATTAAGACAAGGAGGTTAGATGACTTACCtaaagtcattcaacaaatatttagtagaACCAGTTATAGAATGTGATGGATGGAAACAGAGCTATCTCTGTGTTTCTTTTCCTGATACCTACCCAATCCTACCAATCCTGACAAATGAACAATGACTTCAAAAGGTAGCACTTGCTCCCGGGGCTAAAAGGACAATTTTTACATTTACTATTATAGCACTTACTGGTGGTTAGCCACCGAACATttattctccctttctttttggaATCAATAATCAACATTATTCACCTCTCAGGGAACTTCACTCTATTCCCAACTCAGGAGAAAATCCTGATTGGTCTAAAACAATCTTAGTAATTCTATTTTTCTTGccagttttaatttttgaaagagcATGTGACTCGATTCTTGCCAGCTAGGTATGAAAATGGTCTACTGGGGAGCATCTGTGAAAGTTTTTATGGTtctaagaaagagaaatattggaGTGATAAACAATCAGTAATTGGTAGGGTCAATGGATTAGAGGTCCCGCTGAGTCAAATGAAAGTTGGAGTTGGCACagtaaaaatattctggaaggaaaggaaatggtGTTCAGTGAATGAAATAACgaaatttgaaattttgaagGTGGTACAGTAGATTAAATGAAACGGTTTGGAATATGAGATTAAGAAAGTTAGCCAAGGCCAATTATAGAAACAGATCATTTAGAAATAAGGGAAAAAACATTAAGAGTCCTGTAAGTCCTAGCTCCAAAATTCTGCTCCTACTGGACTTAAGCCTTATTAGTTTCTAACCTTCCACTGATCTCTACActcactgtcccccacccccaaaacaaaaacaaacaaaaaaggtcaCTCAGCAACTTTTTCcatgaattttattaaaataaattattttacacAGATATTTGTTTTCTAATAGATATTATTGACTTAGAAAGATGAAAGACTTGATAGCACATAGAtaccaataatttaaaataaaatctttaaaaacttCATTCTTAAAACAAGGGAGAGATGCACACAAGGAAGAGGCAGCTGCCCTGGACATTAGTATTTCCAAAATGTGATGACTAGACCTGCTACAGTCATCTTGCAATGAGGAAGGAAGCC includes the following:
- the MINPP1 gene encoding multiple inositol polyphosphate phosphatase 1 isoform X2 gives rise to the protein MLRGPCRRLGASVAPAAALAVVLVSLVRCSLLEPGDPVVSALSPYFGTKTRYEDANPGPTPDPAAPRRDPELLEGTCTPVQLVALIRHGTRYPTAKQIRKLRQLHGLLQARGPSGNSGSAASGRDLSAALADWPLWYADWMDGQLVEKGRQDMRQLALRLASLFPSLFSRENYGRLRLVTSSKHRCVDSGAAFLEGLWQHYHPGLPPPDVAEMECGLPRINDKLMRFFDHCEKFLTEVERNATALYHVDAFKTGPEMQNILKKVAATLQVPVSDLNAGLSQFLLQSSSSLVMQKPFFHCFLSWATSKIRSP